CCCGTCGCGGGGCCTGTTTCGTGTCGATCGGACGGTGATGACGTCGGCTGCGGTGCTGGATGCGGAGATGCAGCGGGTCTTTGATCGCTGTTGGTTGTATGTGGGTCACGAGTCGGAGGTGGCCGAGCCGGGGGAGTACCGCCGTCGGGTGGTGGCGGGCCGGTCGGTGATCTTCGTGCGTGGTGCCGACGACGAGGTGCGGGTGTTGCACAACAGTTGTCCGCACCGGGGTGCGATCGTGTGCCGCACCGATGAGGGGGTGGCGACGTCGTTTCAGTGCTTCTATCACGCGTGGACGTTCGCCACTGACGGGGCGCTTCGGGGGGTGCCGGGGGTCCAGTCCTATCCGGAGGGGTTCGACCAGGCGGAGCGGTCGTTGGTGCCGGTGGCGCGGGTGGAGTCCTACCGAGGGTTCTGGTTCATGTGCCTGGATGCCGACGCCGAACCGTTGCGGGACTACCTGGCTGACGCCTGCGAGCTGTTGGACGTCATCGTGGACCAGTCGCCGTCTGGTCGGTTGCGGGTGGTGCCGGGCCGGCAGTCCTACAGCATCCGGGCCAACTGGAAGCTGTTGGCGGAGAACAGTTATGACTCCTATCACGGCACGCCGACCCACCAGACCTACTTCTCGTATCTGCAGGCCACCGGTGGGACGTCGGATCAGGGCGACCTGAAGCGGCGGGGCGCCGCGCGGCCGTTGGGCAACGGGCATGCCTGCATCGAGTACTCCGCTCCGTGGGGCAAGCCGGTGGCCCGCTGGGTGCCCACCTTCGGGGAGCAGGCCCGGGAGGAGATGGCTGTGGTCCGCGCGCAGCTGCACGACCAGCACGGCCCCGAACGGGGTGCACGGATCACCGACACGATGCGCAACATGGTCATCTTCCCCAACCTGGTCGTCAACGACATCATGTCGTTGACGGTGCGGACCTTCCAGCCGACCGGCCCCGACACGATGTCGGTGGACGCCTACGCGCTGGCCCCGGTGGAGGAGGAGGGCGAGGCGCTGCACCGGCGGCTGCAGAGCTTCCTCGAGTTCCTCGGACCGGCCGGTTTGGCGACCCCTGATGACGCCGAGGCGTTGGAGTCCTGTCAGATCGGGTTCGCCTCCGGTGGGGTGACCCACAACGACATCTCCAAGGGCTACGGCACCACCGAACGCGACGGCGAGCTGCAGATGCGCTCGTGGTGGCGTGAATGGAACCACCGGATGACTGGCCAACCACGACAGGCGTTGGGCGACCCCACCCAACCGACAGAGAGGACCGCAGATGCCCTCGCCGGCTGAACTCGAACGCCTGGTGCTCGCTCAACGCGTGGAGACATTCATCCATCACGAGATGTCCTTGATCGACAGCTGGGAGCTCGACCAGTGGCGCGACCTCCTGACCGACGACGCGGTCTACACCATCCCCTCAACCAATCTGCAGGGGGACCCTGCCACGGAGCTCGGCCTGATCGACGACGACCGGACCCGTCTGCACTGGCGCGTTGAGCGGCTCAAGAGCGCGAGGGCACATCGGGAGTATCCCTGGTCGCGGGTCCGCCACTACGCCACGAACTTCCGCCTGCTGGAGTCCAACGACGAGGAGATAGTCGCCCACGTCAATGTCATTTTGTACCGGTATCGCTACGAACAGATCGACCCTTTCCTGGGCAGCATTCGGTACCACCTGGTTGACCTGCCTGAGGAGGGCCTGCGGATCAAGGCCCGACATGCCCGGATCGACCAGCAGCGACTCGCGCCCAATGGTGCGCTCAGCGTGATCTTCTGATGGCGGTCCCCACTGGACGCCTTGACGGGCAGGTTGTGGTCGTCACCGGAGCCGTCGGGTACCTCGGCTCTGCCCTGGTCGAGCGGCTGTCCGCCGACGGCGCGATTGTTGCCGCCACGGATACCCGGTCGGCTGAGGAGATGCCGGCCGAACGCCGCCAGTGGACGAGCTTTGCCACCGCAGACCTGGGTGACGCCGCCGCCGCTGAGGACTTCGTGGCAGGCGTGGTCGACCGTCATGGTCGCATCGACGGACTCGTCAACAACGCCGGGGGTGGAATCATCGCCAGCTTCGAGGACCACTCCATCGACTCGCTGACCGAAACGATTCGTCGCAACCTGTGGACGACCCTCAACATGTGCGTCGCAGTCCTGCCGCGAATGCGGCTCCAGGGCGGGGGGCGCGTGGTCAACATCGGCGCCGAGTCGGTGCGGAACGGCTTGTTGCTGCACGCCGGCTACAACGCGGCGAAGGGTGGGGTCCACGGGCTGACCACCGGTTTGGCGCGCGAGTACGCCCCGGACGGAATCATCGTCAACGCCATCGCGCCGTCCGGGATCCACACCGAGCGCACGGACGAACGGCTGGCCCAAGGAGACCCGGGAGGGTTGGTTGAGCATGCCCAATCCCTCATTCCGATGGGCAGGTTCGCACAGCCGTCCGAAGTCGCCGGCGCGGTGAAGTTCCTGCTGTCGGCGGATGCCTCGTTCATCACCGGACAGGTCATCAGTGTCAACGGCGGCAGCTCCATGCTCTGACGGGCCTCTGTGCAGAAGCCCGCAACCTCCCCGCGTCCGGCAATGACGCAAATCCCCCCGATAGAGAAAAGGAATCTCGATGAATCTGCTTGAGCCGAACATTCGGCGACTGATCGCGGCGGCGATTTGCACCATGCTGGTCTTGACGGCCTGCTCCGCTGACAGCGACACCGCCGACGACGACGCGGTGGCCACGAGCGAGGACGCTCCGTCCGACACTGCTGAGGAAACGGGGGATACTGAGTCCGACCCGCCGGGCGACGCCGCTGAGCCGGACGGGGATGGGGGCTTGATTACGGCTGAGGAATGCGCCACACGCGGTGAGGAAGGCTCGGTCTCGCTCGGTGAAGTGACATTCGGGGGTATGCAACGCTCGGTCTCCGCGCCGATGATCGCCTACGCCCAAGAGAACGGGCTGCTTGACGCGTACGGGATCGACCTGGAGGTGGTGGAGAACACCAACCCCACCACCATGTACCAAGAGTTCGTCTCTGGACGATACGACGTGAACCTCGGCGACCCGATCGCTCACGCCGCGATGGCGGCTGACGGTGCGCCCATCCGGGTCCTGGGCGGCTTCAACGCCAACCTGACCTGGTTGGTCGGGACCGAGGACATGGAGTGGACCGGACCAGAGTCGCTGGCCGGCCGCCGTGTCGCCGTCCTTCAGGGCGCCGGCGGCTACCTCTTGATCCGGGCGGCGCTGCGCCAGTTCCATGACTTCGACATCGAAGAGGAAGCCGAGACCGTGGGCGCCCAGTCGCCGCCCGACGCGCTCTCGCAGGTCATGGCAGGGGCCGCCGACGTCGGCGCGTCGTTCGAGGTCAGCATTTCCAACGCCATCGTCACCAACCCCGAGGCGGGCCTGGTCCCGGTCTACAATCCGAACGAGGACTTCGCGGAGTTCACCGATGGCGAGACCCCATGGCAGACCGTCCTGTCCTTCAGGGACGACCAGGGCGCTGACGCCGATACCGTGCAGTGCTTGTTCCTCGCCTTCCAGGAGGCTGCCGAGGCACTGAATGACGATGTCGACCTGCTGGACCGCTTGGCAGTTGAGCACATCGGCGTCGAGGAAGGCGTCTACCGCGAGGCCGTGGAGTCGGGGCGGTACGTGTACGACGTGCGACCCATGGGCGAGGACATCGCCAACGACATTCGCGCCATGCTGGAGATGCGCGAGGCCGACGACTCCTATCAGGGTGGTGAGGTCCCCGACAGCTTCTATGAGGGCCTCACCGGTTGATCCCGGTTCGCCAATGACCCAGACACCCACACCCAGCGTCACCCCCCCTCGGGGGGGTGACGTCCCCGAACACGGCATCACGCAAGGGGACACTGCCGCGACGCTTGCGGGAGAACCGCAAGCAGCCTCGTCGGACAACGCGCTGTGGCCGGTGGCCGTCGTCGTGGTCCTCGTCGCGGTCGCCGTCCAGCTGATGAGCTATGCGTTTCCTCCCTATATTGTCCCCCCCGTGCCCGAGATCGTTGTCGCGCTCGGTGAGGTCTTCGCTGAGTACGGCAGCGACATGGTGGACTCGATCATCCGGTTCGTCATCGCCATTCTGGCGGCAATGTTTGGTGGCTGGATCATCGGTCTCTTGATGAGCCTCCAACGCACGATCGGCCGGCTCGGCGAGGCGTTCTTCAGGCTTGTCCTGGCCACACCGGCACTCTCGATCATGGTGTTCGCGGTCCTGTGGTTCCGCGGCATCGAGCTTCGCATCTTCTTCGTGGCCTTCACGTTGGCCGTGCCCTTCTACGTGATCGCGGTGTACGAGGCCGTCAAAGGCCTCGACCGCGGCCTGGTGGATGCCGTCCAGCAGTTCCGGCCCACGCGGTGGCAAATGCTGCGATTGGTGCTGATCCCCTACACGGTGTCCCACCTGATCTTGACCACCAAGTCCATTGCCTCCTTCACGCTCCGGATCATCGTGTTCGCGGAGGTGATCGCGGCAACGTCTGGTGTGGGCAGCGCGATCGTGGAGGCCCAGGCCAACTTCCGAACTGATCGCATCTTCGCGTGGACCGTGATCCTCGTGGCGTTCAGCTTCGTCATGCTGGCCACCGTTGACCGCCTTGAACGCGCACTGCTGAAGTGGCGACCGGAGAACTCAATCGGATGACCAACCCTTCAAAATCAAACGCCGTCTCGCTGACTGACGTCGCGGTGCGCTTCGGCGACGTGACCGCTGTCGAGGGGTTGTCCTTTGACGTGCGAACCGGTGAACGGGTGGCCATCCTCGGCAGAACCGGCGCCGGCAAGTCAACGGTCCTGAACCTCGTCGTTGGCAACTTGGCTCCGGCGTCTGGTCAGGTCCGCGTCGTAGGGCTTGACCCCGTTGGGGACGCGGACGCGATGCAGGGCCGCCTCGCAATGGCCTTCCAGAGCCCGCAACTCCTGCCGTGGCGGACCGCACTGAACAACGTCACCCTCGGCTTGGAGGTGCTCGGCATTTCCAAGAACGAACGTACCGACCGGGCCACACGATGGCTGGAGCGGGTTCATCTGGAGGACGCACTGGACCGGTACCCCGCACAACTCTCAGGGGGAATGGCGCAACGGGTCTCCCTGGCCCGGGCTTTCGCCATCGATCCGGACCTCGTCCTGCTCGACGAGAGCTTCTCTGCGCTGGACGAAGTGACATCGGCTGCTCTGCGCAGCGACTTCGTGGAGCTGGCTGAGCAGGCGGAGCAGAGTGCGCTGATCGTCACCCACAACATCCAGGAGGCCTTCGAGGTCGCGCACAGAGTCTTGGTCCTTGCTCGACCGGCCAAATGCGTAGGGGAGTTCATCACCGCCGAACACGACCTCGAAGACCCCAGCGTCATGTCTGCGCTCCGCGAGTCGGTGCGAGGCCTGATGGAACAGGACGCGTCGGCCCGCAACGACGAGCAGGAACGTCGGGCCAGCCCGGTTTCCCGCAACTGAGAACATCGACGAAAGGACCCATCATGGGCGCACTACTTGGACTCGGACTCACCCATTACCCCGGATTTGCCGTCCCGGACAAGAAGATGGCCGATCTCTTCCGCTGGACGTTGGAGGACCCTGACATGCCGCCGGAGGCCGCGGACCCGCAGTCCTGGCCGGAGGCTGCCCGCCGTGAGATGGGCGACGACGGGGGGACCGCGGCCGCTGCGGCACACCGCGCCGCGGTCTTTGGCCACGTGGACCGGTTGCACGAACAACTTCGGGAGTTCAACCCCGACGTGGTGGTCGTGTGGGGTGACGACCAGTACGAGAACTTCACCGAAGACATCATCCCCGCCTTCTGTGTGTTGGCCTACGACAACGTACGAGCACGACCGTGGTCCCACCGTGGCGGGGAGAACATCTGGGGAGAGGACGCCGACACCGAAATTGAGGTTGCGATCGATCACAAGTTCGGCGTCGAGCTGGCGGATGCCCTTCTTGCCCGAGACATCGACGTCGCGTACTCCTATCGGCCGGCGCACCACCCCGACCTGCCGCATGCGTTCATCAACGCGGTGCTTTTCATGGACCACCGGCGCGAAGGCTTTGCATACCCAGTGCTCCCGTTCCAGATCAACTGCTACGGGCGCCGGGTGATCTCCTACCAGGGCAGTGTGAGCCGGCTGGCCGACGTGCGAAAGGCGGTCGACCCCCGCAGCCCGAGTCCCGCG
The nucleotide sequence above comes from Euzebya pacifica. Encoded proteins:
- a CDS encoding SDR family NAD(P)-dependent oxidoreductase, with amino-acid sequence MAVPTGRLDGQVVVVTGAVGYLGSALVERLSADGAIVAATDTRSAEEMPAERRQWTSFATADLGDAAAAEDFVAGVVDRHGRIDGLVNNAGGGIIASFEDHSIDSLTETIRRNLWTTLNMCVAVLPRMRLQGGGRVVNIGAESVRNGLLLHAGYNAAKGGVHGLTTGLAREYAPDGIIVNAIAPSGIHTERTDERLAQGDPGGLVEHAQSLIPMGRFAQPSEVAGAVKFLLSADASFITGQVISVNGGSSML
- a CDS encoding ABC transporter substrate-binding protein, whose amino-acid sequence is MNLLEPNIRRLIAAAICTMLVLTACSADSDTADDDAVATSEDAPSDTAEETGDTESDPPGDAAEPDGDGGLITAEECATRGEEGSVSLGEVTFGGMQRSVSAPMIAYAQENGLLDAYGIDLEVVENTNPTTMYQEFVSGRYDVNLGDPIAHAAMAADGAPIRVLGGFNANLTWLVGTEDMEWTGPESLAGRRVAVLQGAGGYLLIRAALRQFHDFDIEEEAETVGAQSPPDALSQVMAGAADVGASFEVSISNAIVTNPEAGLVPVYNPNEDFAEFTDGETPWQTVLSFRDDQGADADTVQCLFLAFQEAAEALNDDVDLLDRLAVEHIGVEEGVYREAVESGRYVYDVRPMGEDIANDIRAMLEMREADDSYQGGEVPDSFYEGLTG
- a CDS encoding ABC transporter ATP-binding protein; its protein translation is MTNPSKSNAVSLTDVAVRFGDVTAVEGLSFDVRTGERVAILGRTGAGKSTVLNLVVGNLAPASGQVRVVGLDPVGDADAMQGRLAMAFQSPQLLPWRTALNNVTLGLEVLGISKNERTDRATRWLERVHLEDALDRYPAQLSGGMAQRVSLARAFAIDPDLVLLDESFSALDEVTSAALRSDFVELAEQAEQSALIVTHNIQEAFEVAHRVLVLARPAKCVGEFITAEHDLEDPSVMSALRESVRGLMEQDASARNDEQERRASPVSRN
- a CDS encoding ABC transporter permease — translated: MAVVVVLVAVAVQLMSYAFPPYIVPPVPEIVVALGEVFAEYGSDMVDSIIRFVIAILAAMFGGWIIGLLMSLQRTIGRLGEAFFRLVLATPALSIMVFAVLWFRGIELRIFFVAFTLAVPFYVIAVYEAVKGLDRGLVDAVQQFRPTRWQMLRLVLIPYTVSHLILTTKSIASFTLRIIVFAEVIAATSGVGSAIVEAQANFRTDRIFAWTVILVAFSFVMLATVDRLERALLKWRPENSIG
- a CDS encoding aromatic-ring-hydroxylating dioxygenase subunit beta; the protein is MPSPAELERLVLAQRVETFIHHEMSLIDSWELDQWRDLLTDDAVYTIPSTNLQGDPATELGLIDDDRTRLHWRVERLKSARAHREYPWSRVRHYATNFRLLESNDEEIVAHVNVILYRYRYEQIDPFLGSIRYHLVDLPEEGLRIKARHARIDQQRLAPNGALSVIF
- a CDS encoding aromatic ring-hydroxylating oxygenase subunit alpha, whose amino-acid sequence is MTSAAVLDAEMQRVFDRCWLYVGHESEVAEPGEYRRRVVAGRSVIFVRGADDEVRVLHNSCPHRGAIVCRTDEGVATSFQCFYHAWTFATDGALRGVPGVQSYPEGFDQAERSLVPVARVESYRGFWFMCLDADAEPLRDYLADACELLDVIVDQSPSGRLRVVPGRQSYSIRANWKLLAENSYDSYHGTPTHQTYFSYLQATGGTSDQGDLKRRGAARPLGNGHACIEYSAPWGKPVARWVPTFGEQAREEMAVVRAQLHDQHGPERGARITDTMRNMVIFPNLVVNDIMSLTVRTFQPTGPDTMSVDAYALAPVEEEGEALHRRLQSFLEFLGPAGLATPDDAEALESCQIGFASGGVTHNDISKGYGTTERDGELQMRSWWREWNHRMTGQPRQALGDPTQPTERTADALAG
- a CDS encoding extradiol ring-cleavage dioxygenase, with protein sequence MGALLGLGLTHYPGFAVPDKKMADLFRWTLEDPDMPPEAADPQSWPEAARREMGDDGGTAAAAAHRAAVFGHVDRLHEQLREFNPDVVVVWGDDQYENFTEDIIPAFCVLAYDNVRARPWSHRGGENIWGEDADTEIEVAIDHKFGVELADALLARDIDVAYSYRPAHHPDLPHAFINAVLFMDHRREGFAYPVLPFQINCYGRRVISYQGSVSRLADVRKAVDPRSPSPARCMQMGAAVADAILASDRRVAVVASSSWSHAFLVDKTYRRFPDTAADQELYEAMVAGDWDRWRQTTVDDVEDSGQQELLNWFALAGAMERAGATLDWSAFEETHIFNSSKVVAAFNAVDGE